One genomic window of Candidatus Kuenenia stuttgartiensis includes the following:
- a CDS encoding peptidoglycan DD-metalloendopeptidase family protein, giving the protein MLIKHPLKKRLIKSVLLLMGLVIALTLYPLTKNNSNLANDQDIVSNSNILYLSTINPGKDWQTTISITNSECKCKQRRVNATLTAYDKDGLSLEVIKNVIRLRANKTKTFHSQTLPTDAESLRVESNGSIICNAIFKTRDGTKSEVVPAIKESSRQLDFPALLSYDDLYIYKTITLLNPNTNPASIDIVALDKDGYEIDLNDLPSLSSMESKTFSLVDIFDPRILKDLSTVRVNSDSNIIGLQLVDYPAVDLVGLPALTTTSKGWTFPIATKGENFDLWTKVGILNPCNNIANVIIEAFDTSSNSLGIIHSQTILPGVTYVINTANIDTIEGDAIPSNTAILKITSTQSVIGYEVIGVLNGSGLSAVMGIPDEDQTSVGFELIGSMDGEVLNTYSMMRMGDGSVKSTVGSLGSEEWRKNVNIIPDTSEIISAPTAVSEINENECVPPKQLNSKYWLGFPLKYPPSKNWTPYTANITSVFDHAMKTLDGKNHVVAYTGEGGSKKADGTCDKNGNGCGYKKSDESPFIINNHYVGVKSSGSATVLQYDDHRGYDYPVREERVYAAADGCVHKAQWDKENGVENGGGYYIKIKHNTSNGVYYTSYLHLKKDSFRVGKGDTVTAGQWIAVSGNTSTSTSGETFPYHLHFEVRKTYDLQGNVVDPYGWHPSVKTDDPYTGKKKETLWEAATELPQITSISPSSEGAGTSVTITGKRFGAGAGTVKFGTVKAEVTSWGDTEIVATVPDGNGEVYVRVTTAGEETAVTSTGDDDEEKYVFTYTSSPTTCIATVSSGQWKGEYYNNKDLSGSPVMTRDDGSGNLNFDWGSGSPNSSSPCVIGTDDFSVRWTRTVSFDANTYRFKVTCDDGFRLYIDGISKLEKWIDQGSTEYTVDVSLSSGKHTIKLEYYEAGGGAVAKLSWEVASSTISVTSFKINNDASSTTSRTVTLNNMATGSPTQYMASESSSFSDASWQTYSVSPSFRRCK; this is encoded by the coding sequence ATGCTAATAAAACATCCTTTAAAGAAAAGGCTTATTAAATCTGTTTTGTTATTAATGGGACTGGTAATAGCGCTAACCCTTTACCCATTGACCAAAAACAACTCAAACCTTGCTAATGATCAGGATATAGTCAGCAATTCAAATATCCTATACCTCTCAACTATCAATCCTGGTAAGGATTGGCAGACTACCATAAGCATTACAAACTCAGAATGTAAATGCAAACAGAGAAGGGTTAACGCAACGCTTACCGCATACGACAAAGATGGTTTATCCCTTGAGGTTATTAAAAACGTTATTAGGCTTAGAGCAAATAAAACAAAGACCTTTCATTCTCAAACATTACCCACCGATGCTGAATCCTTAAGGGTTGAGTCAAATGGCAGCATTATATGCAATGCAATTTTCAAAACACGTGATGGCACAAAATCAGAGGTAGTCCCTGCCATCAAAGAATCATCCAGACAGCTCGATTTCCCGGCGCTGCTCAGTTACGATGACCTCTATATATACAAGACCATTACCCTTTTAAACCCAAACACAAACCCCGCAAGTATTGATATTGTAGCCTTGGATAAGGACGGATATGAGATAGACCTTAATGATTTACCATCCCTTTCGTCAATGGAAAGCAAAACCTTCTCCCTCGTGGATATCTTTGACCCAAGAATATTAAAAGACCTGTCAACGGTGAGGGTCAATTCAGATAGTAATATTATTGGACTTCAGCTTGTGGACTATCCCGCGGTTGACCTTGTTGGGCTTCCGGCCCTGACCACCACCAGCAAGGGCTGGACGTTTCCAATAGCAACCAAAGGAGAAAACTTCGATTTGTGGACAAAAGTGGGTATTTTAAATCCTTGTAATAACATAGCCAATGTTATCATTGAGGCATTTGATACCAGCAGTAACTCACTGGGGATTATCCATAGTCAAACCATTTTGCCGGGTGTAACCTATGTTATCAATACCGCTAATATTGATACTATCGAGGGAGATGCCATACCTTCAAATACCGCTATTCTCAAGATCACTTCTACCCAGTCTGTAATTGGGTATGAAGTCATTGGTGTTCTAAATGGCAGCGGTCTTTCAGCAGTTATGGGGATTCCTGACGAAGACCAAACTTCGGTGGGATTTGAGCTAATCGGTTCAATGGACGGAGAGGTGCTTAATACCTATTCAATGATGCGGATGGGCGATGGGAGCGTGAAGTCAACGGTTGGGAGTTTGGGGAGTGAAGAATGGAGAAAAAATGTAAACATAATACCCGACACCTCAGAAATAATCTCTGCACCAACAGCAGTCAGTGAAATAAATGAAAATGAATGTGTTCCTCCAAAACAACTTAATTCAAAATACTGGCTGGGATTTCCACTTAAATACCCGCCTTCTAAAAACTGGACTCCATACACTGCCAATATAACCAGTGTTTTTGACCATGCTATGAAAACACTGGATGGAAAGAATCATGTGGTGGCATATACGGGGGAAGGAGGTTCTAAGAAAGCAGATGGTACATGTGATAAAAATGGTAATGGATGCGGTTATAAGAAAAGCGATGAAAGCCCATTTATTATAAACAATCATTATGTAGGCGTTAAATCGTCCGGCAGCGCAACGGTTTTACAGTACGATGATCATCGGGGATACGATTACCCTGTTAGAGAAGAGCGTGTCTATGCTGCGGCTGATGGATGTGTTCATAAGGCACAATGGGATAAGGAAAATGGTGTGGAAAATGGTGGTGGTTATTATATAAAGATAAAGCATAACACAAGCAATGGTGTCTACTATACTAGTTATCTCCATTTAAAAAAAGATTCTTTTCGGGTGGGTAAGGGTGACACTGTGACGGCAGGACAATGGATTGCCGTATCAGGTAATACAAGTACAAGTACAAGTGGCGAAACATTCCCCTATCACCTTCATTTCGAAGTGAGAAAAACTTATGATCTACAAGGGAATGTTGTTGACCCCTATGGCTGGCATCCATCGGTAAAAACTGATGATCCATACACAGGAAAAAAGAAAGAAACCCTTTGGGAGGCGGCAACTGAACTTCCACAAATTACCTCAATAAGTCCTTCAAGTGAAGGTGCTGGCACTTCAGTAACGATAACGGGCAAGAGATTTGGTGCTGGAGCAGGTACGGTAAAATTTGGTACGGTAAAAGCCGAGGTCACTTCATGGGGTGATACTGAAATAGTTGCGACTGTGCCTGATGGTAATGGAGAAGTATATGTAAGGGTGACAACTGCCGGAGAAGAAACAGCAGTAACAAGCACAGGAGATGATGATGAAGAGAAATATGTATTTACATACACATCATCACCAACTACTTGTATTGCGACAGTTTCTTCAGGTCAGTGGAAGGGAGAATACTACAACAACAAGGATTTAAGCGGCAGTCCAGTCATGACAAGGGACGATGGAAGCGGGAATCTCAATTTCGACTGGGGTAGTGGTAGTCCAAATAGCTCTAGCCCTTGTGTCATAGGCACTGATGATTTTTCCGTTCGCTGGACGAGGACGGTTTCTTTCGATGCAAACACCTATCGTTTCAAGGTAACGTGTGACGATGGTTTCAGACTTTACATAGATGGCATTTCGAAGCTTGAGAAATGGATCGATCAAGGCTCAACAGAGTACACGGTGGATGTATCACTTTCGTCAGGGAAACACACTATAAAACTGGAGTACTATGAGGCTGGCGGGGGCGCAGTTGCGAAACTATCATGGGAGGTGGCATCATCTACAATTTCCGTTACTTCTTTTAAAATCAACAACGATGCATCCAGCACAACGAGTCGGACGGTAACGCTGAATAATATGGCAACGGGTAGTCCTACACAATATATGGCAAGTGAATCATCCAGTTTTAGCGACGCCAGTTGGCAGACGTACTCAGTGAGTCCAAGCTTTAGGCGCTGTAAATAA
- the aroF gene encoding 3-deoxy-7-phosphoheptulonate synthase, with translation MIIVMKAESTKEDVAHVLKEIEKTGLKGVLLQGTNRNVIAVIGDERILPQDFWDVLPGVEKSVPILAPYKLASREGKDFNTIIHLPNGKTIGGEKIAVIAGPCAIESKEQIVEIAKRVKDAGATAIRGGAFKPRSNPYTFQGLMEEGLIHMAHARDVTGLPIVTEILTPEHVKLVSKYSDILQVGTRNMQNFLLLRAVGESGKPVILKRGMSATHDEFLLAAEYILSQNNPNVILCERGIRTFETFTRFTLSLSIVPVLKEMTHLPVIVDPSHGTGKRSLVNPMSKGAIAVGADGLIIETHPDPEKSFVDGPQTIDLDAFAQLMEELKPVARAVGREI, from the coding sequence ATGATTATTGTGATGAAGGCTGAGTCGACAAAAGAAGATGTTGCTCATGTCCTTAAAGAAATTGAGAAGACCGGCTTAAAAGGCGTTCTTTTGCAGGGAACAAACAGGAATGTGATTGCGGTAATTGGTGATGAACGCATTTTGCCGCAGGATTTTTGGGATGTATTGCCAGGGGTGGAAAAGAGCGTTCCTATATTAGCGCCTTATAAGCTGGCAAGCAGGGAAGGGAAGGATTTTAATACGATAATACATCTGCCAAATGGCAAAACTATCGGGGGGGAAAAGATTGCGGTAATAGCAGGTCCGTGTGCGATAGAGAGCAAGGAGCAGATCGTTGAGATTGCAAAGAGAGTGAAAGATGCAGGCGCTACCGCAATACGGGGAGGTGCTTTTAAACCCAGAAGCAATCCGTACACGTTCCAGGGCCTTATGGAGGAGGGCTTGATACACATGGCCCATGCCCGTGATGTTACGGGGTTGCCAATAGTTACAGAAATTCTGACCCCTGAGCATGTTAAATTAGTGAGCAAATATAGTGACATATTGCAAGTCGGAACCCGCAATATGCAAAATTTCCTGCTTTTGCGGGCAGTAGGTGAGTCCGGAAAGCCGGTAATCTTAAAACGAGGTATGTCGGCGACTCATGATGAATTTCTGCTTGCAGCGGAATATATATTATCACAAAATAATCCTAACGTGATTTTGTGTGAAAGGGGGATTAGAACATTTGAGACGTTTACGCGCTTCACCTTGTCGTTGAGCATTGTGCCGGTACTGAAAGAAATGACACATTTACCTGTTATTGTTGATCCCAGCCATGGTACTGGAAAACGCTCTCTTGTGAACCCCATGTCGAAGGGGGCCATTGCGGTTGGCGCAGATGGTTTAATTATAGAAACACACCCGGACCCTGAAAAATCGTTTGTGGACGGACCTCAAACAATTGATCTTGATGCTTTTGCGCAACTGATGGAGGAATTGAAACCTGTTGCCAGGGCAGTAGGAAGAGAGATATAA
- a CDS encoding homospermidine biosynthesis protein: MPDKTKRTNQCQLQRKYLCKPQILPQFLKKGMSVSDLVDVFSHSGAFNGGRLAEACKLYCHMLSKDVTVGVTLSGAMTPTGMGGTLISLMEKGFVDFIISTGANLYHDLHFALNLPIHQGDFRVDDTELYHAGIERIYDIFITDELLLKTDKFIQDVTKGISNTEPISTADFHYLLGKAVLSETSSPQLSFVAQAAKYNVPVFVSSPGDSSIGMNLSYLKLQGNNLVIDTDIDVIQSTAIVFNSTLNGVVSIGGGSPKNFYMQTQPTLAQILDINKGGHDYFIQITTDAPQWGGLSGATPSEAISWGKMRIEEIKNHVVVYCDATIATPILASYALSKAKARKKKHLYRQLPQYVNELKKHMKK; this comes from the coding sequence ATGCCTGATAAAACAAAACGAACGAACCAGTGTCAATTACAAAGAAAATATTTATGCAAACCGCAAATACTTCCGCAATTTTTGAAGAAGGGGATGAGCGTTAGTGATCTCGTTGACGTATTTAGCCATTCGGGGGCATTTAATGGAGGAAGACTCGCAGAGGCCTGCAAGCTTTACTGCCATATGCTTAGCAAAGATGTTACCGTCGGCGTAACGCTCTCCGGCGCAATGACCCCCACTGGCATGGGCGGAACTCTCATAAGCCTTATGGAAAAAGGATTTGTTGATTTTATTATCTCTACCGGCGCCAATCTCTACCACGATCTCCACTTTGCCTTAAACTTGCCCATTCATCAGGGAGATTTCCGGGTGGATGATACCGAATTATATCATGCTGGTATTGAACGAATTTATGATATTTTTATCACCGATGAACTGCTCCTGAAGACCGACAAATTTATCCAGGACGTAACAAAGGGGATTTCAAATACTGAACCTATTTCTACTGCTGATTTTCATTATCTGCTAGGGAAGGCGGTTCTCTCCGAAACGTCGTCACCGCAATTGAGTTTTGTCGCGCAGGCAGCAAAGTATAATGTACCTGTCTTCGTTTCATCGCCCGGAGATTCATCCATCGGCATGAATTTGTCGTATCTGAAATTACAAGGAAACAACCTTGTAATCGATACCGATATTGATGTTATTCAATCCACTGCTATAGTATTTAACAGCACATTAAATGGTGTAGTAAGCATTGGAGGCGGCTCGCCAAAAAACTTCTATATGCAAACCCAGCCGACCCTTGCTCAAATACTCGATATAAATAAGGGGGGGCACGACTACTTTATTCAGATTACCACCGATGCGCCTCAATGGGGAGGGCTTTCCGGGGCAACGCCTAGTGAAGCTATTTCGTGGGGCAAAATGCGGATAGAAGAGATAAAGAACCACGTAGTTGTCTATTGTGACGCAACAATTGCAACGCCAATACTTGCCTCTTATGCATTATCAAAGGCAAAAGCACGCAAGAAAAAGCATTTGTACAGACAGTTGCCGCAATACGTAAACGAATTGAAAAAACACATGAAGAAATAA
- a CDS encoding aminotransferase class I/II-fold pyridoxal phosphate-dependent enzyme, translating to MEIIVSKRLQSIGAYAFAEVDKEVEKLRAMGVTPIDFGVGDPTVPTPEIIRKATQEGITKRKSSGYPSYIGTAEFRQTIAQWTKKRFGVTLDPSTEISSTIGSKEGIFNFHEGFIDPGDYVIIPTPGYPPYTRGTLFAEGTPYYVPLLKENNFLMDLKSIPEEVCKRAKILWLNYPNSPTGAVAPLSYLKEAVEFGKRHNIIVASDEAYSEIYFNEPPHSILEVAKEGVIVFNSLSKRSAMTCYRIGWVAGDKKIVDVFKKVKTNIDSGTPTFIQDGAIAALSDETHVGEMRADYKLKRDLLVTAFKKINLPDCTPEATIYLWQKVPQGMSSVEFAKKLLSPDIAIVTTPGGWISDKTESGINPGEGYVRFALVPGIEDTKKAAKRIEEQLSKII from the coding sequence ATGGAGATTATTGTTTCAAAAAGATTACAGTCTATTGGCGCTTATGCGTTTGCAGAGGTAGATAAGGAAGTTGAAAAGTTGAGAGCAATGGGAGTTACCCCGATTGATTTTGGAGTAGGAGACCCGACCGTTCCCACTCCTGAGATCATTCGCAAGGCGACGCAGGAGGGGATCACGAAGCGTAAGTCGTCAGGATACCCAAGCTATATTGGTACCGCCGAGTTTAGGCAAACAATCGCACAATGGACAAAGAAAAGATTCGGAGTCACGTTAGACCCTTCCACAGAGATTTCTTCCACAATTGGATCAAAAGAGGGGATTTTTAACTTTCATGAAGGGTTCATTGATCCCGGCGACTATGTAATAATTCCTACTCCCGGATATCCCCCATACACACGAGGAACATTGTTTGCCGAGGGTACGCCCTATTATGTGCCGCTTCTGAAAGAAAATAATTTTCTTATGGACTTGAAATCGATCCCGGAAGAGGTATGCAAAAGGGCGAAGATTTTATGGCTTAATTACCCGAACAGCCCGACAGGGGCCGTTGCGCCGTTGTCTTATTTAAAAGAAGCAGTGGAATTTGGCAAAAGGCATAACATTATTGTTGCATCGGATGAGGCATACAGTGAGATATATTTTAATGAACCGCCGCACAGTATTCTTGAAGTGGCAAAAGAGGGGGTCATTGTTTTTAATTCGTTGTCTAAGAGAAGCGCAATGACGTGTTACCGCATCGGCTGGGTTGCAGGAGACAAAAAGATTGTTGATGTTTTTAAAAAGGTGAAAACGAATATTGATTCAGGGACGCCCACCTTTATACAGGATGGCGCAATCGCTGCATTGAGTGACGAAACACACGTCGGGGAAATGCGGGCTGATTATAAACTGAAGAGAGACCTGCTCGTTACCGCATTCAAAAAAATCAATCTTCCCGATTGCACCCCTGAGGCTACCATCTATTTATGGCAGAAAGTGCCTCAGGGAATGAGTTCGGTGGAATTTGCTAAAAAGCTTCTTTCTCCAGACATCGCCATAGTAACTACGCCGGGAGGATGGATCAGTGATAAAACAGAAAGCGGTATAAATCCAGGTGAGGGATATGTCCGATTCGCGTTGGTTCCCGGTATCGAAGATACAAAAAAGGCTGCAAAGCGGATAGAGGAACAACTATCAAAAATTATATGA
- a CDS encoding PA14 domain-containing protein: protein MFPEHEIDLLDTFIYLQCLTLSSGNGNKTVYFKVKNSANTESSVVSDSITLSESTSCTAAVSSGQWKGEYYNNKNLSGSPVMTRDDGSRNLNFDWGSGSPSSSCGINSDDFSVRWTRTVSFDANTYRFTVTCDDGFRLYIDGISKLEKWIDQGSTEYTVDVSLSSGDHTIKLEYYEAGGGAVAKLSWEKVSSNSCTATVSSDRWKGEYYNNKDLSGSPVMTRDDGSGNLNFDWGSGSPSSSCGINSDDFSVRWTRTVSFDANTYRFTVTCDDGFRLYIDGISKLEKWIDQGSTEYTVDVSLSSGNYTIKMEYYEADGGAVAKLSWEVASSGSVPGSITDLTATPECDGTASQVRLNWSAASNATSYDVYRNGSLYYSGVSGTQFINSSNITTGMSYSYYVQAKNSYGFTNSNTVSATAITCVSNMPGSITDLTATAECDGTTSQIRLNWSAASNATSYDVYRNGSLYYSGVSGTQFINSSNITTGISYSYYVQAKNSYGSTNSNTVSATAITCVSNMPGSITDLTATAECDGTTSQIRLNWSAASNATSYDVYRNGSLYYSGVSVTQFINSSNITTGTSYSYHVQAKNSYGSTNSNTVSATAKTCGGSTSQSERITNGSFSSGTSGWTLSSDFWAGTNLSNYRTSPGYAAGGVDSSGTPKNNAYGSMYQAVTIPSNATSATISFWYNITTSNESGYDALYTVIKNSSGSHLATVATFSNADKGTLGSYSKKSLDVTSYKGQTVTIYFLAMTDSANTTVFRIDDVSLMSDGN from the coding sequence ATGTTTCCAGAGCATGAAATTGATCTACTTGATACCTTTATTTATTTACAGTGCCTTACCTTGAGTTCAGGTAATGGAAATAAGACCGTATACTTTAAGGTTAAAAACAGTGCTAATACTGAATCATCAGTGGTGAGTGACAGTATTACCCTGAGTGAGTCTACTTCCTGCACTGCGGCAGTTTCTTCAGGTCAGTGGAAGGGGGAATACTACAACAATAAGAATTTAAGCGGCAGTCCAGTCATGACAAGAGACGATGGAAGCAGGAATCTCAATTTCGATTGGGGCAGCGGAAGTCCAAGCAGTTCGTGTGGTATAAATAGTGACGATTTCTCAGTTCGCTGGACGAGGACGGTTTCTTTCGATGCCAACACCTATCGCTTCACGGTAACGTGTGATGATGGTTTCAGACTTTACATAGATGGCATTTCGAAGCTTGAGAAATGGATCGATCAAGGCTCAACAGAGTACACGGTGGATGTATCACTTTCGTCAGGAGATCACACTATAAAACTGGAGTACTATGAGGCTGGCGGGGGCGCAGTTGCCAAACTATCCTGGGAGAAAGTATCCAGCAATTCCTGCACAGCCACAGTCTCTTCAGACCGATGGAAGGGAGAATATTACAACAACAAGGATTTAAGCGGCAGTCCAGTCATGACAAGAGACGATGGAAGCGGGAATCTCAATTTCGACTGGGGTAGCGGAAGTCCAAGCAGTTCGTGTGGTATAAATAGTGACGATTTCTCAGTTCGCTGGACGAGGACGGTTTCTTTCGATGCCAACACCTATCGCTTCACGGTAACGTGTGATGATGGTTTCAGACTTTACATAGATGGCATTTCGAAGCTTGAGAAATGGATCGATCAAGGCTCAACAGAGTACACGGTGGATGTATCACTTTCGTCAGGGAATTACACCATAAAAATGGAGTACTATGAAGCTGATGGGGGCGCTGTCGCGAAACTATCATGGGAGGTGGCATCATCTGGTAGTGTGCCTGGCAGCATTACCGACCTTACAGCAACGCCTGAGTGTGATGGCACTGCGTCTCAGGTACGGCTGAACTGGTCTGCGGCAAGTAACGCAACCTCGTATGACGTCTACCGCAACGGCAGTTTGTATTACAGTGGGGTATCAGGGACACAATTCATAAATAGTTCCAATATTACAACTGGAATGTCTTATTCTTACTACGTTCAGGCCAAGAACTCTTATGGTTTTACTAACTCCAATACTGTTTCTGCAACGGCAATAACTTGTGTCAGCAATATGCCTGGCAGCATTACTGACCTTACGGCCACAGCTGAGTGTGATGGTACAACTTCTCAGATACGGCTGAACTGGTCTGCGGCAAGTAACGCAACCTCGTATGATGTCTACCGCAACGGCAGTTTGTATTACAGTGGGGTATCAGGGACACAATTCATAAATAGTTCCAATATTACAACTGGAATATCTTATTCTTACTACGTTCAGGCCAAGAACTCTTATGGTTCTACCAACTCCAATACTGTTTCTGCAACGGCAATAACTTGTGTCAGCAATATGCCTGGCAGCATTACTGACCTTACGGCCACAGCTGAGTGTGATGGCACAACTTCTCAGATACGGCTGAATTGGTCTGCTGCAAGCAATGCAACCTCGTATGATGTCTACCGCAACGGCAGTTTGTATTACAGTGGGGTATCAGTGACACAGTTCATCAATAGTTCCAATATTACAACGGGAACGTCTTATTCTTACCATGTCCAGGCCAAGAACTCTTATGGTTCTACTAACTCCAATACTGTTTCGGCAACGGCGAAAACTTGCGGCGGGTCTACCAGTCAATCAGAGCGCATTACTAACGGCAGCTTTTCTTCCGGTACAAGCGGATGGACGCTATCGAGTGATTTTTGGGCAGGCACAAATCTTTCTAACTATCGCACCTCACCGGGCTATGCAGCGGGAGGCGTAGACAGTAGTGGAACGCCAAAAAACAATGCGTATGGTTCCATGTACCAAGCAGTAACTATCCCATCCAATGCAACTTCGGCCACTATCAGTTTTTGGTATAACATAACAACATCAAATGAATCAGGATATGATGCGCTCTACACAGTTATCAAAAATTCTTCGGGGAGTCATTTAGCAACAGTTGCTACCTTCAGCAATGCCGATAAAGGAACATTAGGAAGTTACAGCAAAAAAAGCCTTGATGTAACCTCATACAAAGGGCAGACCGTCACAATATATTTTCTGGCAATGACTGATTCTGCTAATACTACGGTATTCAGAATTGACGATGTCAGCCTTATGTCTGATGGAAATTAA
- a CDS encoding pyridoxamine 5'-phosphate oxidase family protein has product MRRRDKEITDRKEIDEILTKVKTGRLGTCCREIPYITPMNFTYDSEALKIFLHCANEGKKLENIRINRNVCFEVDDVAEIIVKQPTCASSVAYRSVVLFGTIKEVTDHEEKNYALQKLAEKYAPQNPKTPFTDAALSRTNVLEIQINEMTAKRSPARPAHADPAKK; this is encoded by the coding sequence ATGCGCAGACGAGATAAAGAGATTACGGATCGAAAAGAAATTGATGAAATATTGACAAAGGTAAAAACAGGCAGACTAGGTACATGTTGCCGGGAAATCCCTTATATCACACCGATGAATTTTACTTATGACAGTGAAGCGCTGAAAATATTTCTTCACTGTGCAAACGAAGGGAAAAAACTGGAGAATATCCGTATTAACCGGAATGTTTGCTTTGAAGTTGATGATGTAGCAGAGATCATTGTGAAACAACCAACGTGTGCTTCTTCTGTTGCGTATCGCTCAGTAGTTTTATTTGGCACAATAAAGGAAGTAACTGACCATGAAGAAAAGAATTATGCCTTACAGAAACTTGCTGAAAAATACGCCCCACAGAATCCTAAAACCCCATTCACTGACGCAGCGCTGAGCAGGACCAATGTACTCGAAATACAGATCAATGAAATGACTGCGAAGAGAAGTCCTGCCAGACCCGCGCATGCCGATCCTGCAAAAAAGTAA
- a CDS encoding glycosyltransferase family 9 protein — MFRISSFNILSKIAKKLPPEKHILILRPCAIGDLIITLPALHALREYFPNAYIEIMGYPSYLEIVHGRFYANALSRFDQSDVSSLFRKNALLPDTLTKRFSKFDLIIAFVSDKDTIFSENLKKSGARKVLCYNPFPNNSEPVHISNHFLNFLKLLEIPYSNTSPIIYLNEEDLKAGKDFFRDNAPNAGQKTIAIHPGSGSIHKSWPFINYSSIIHWLIERLNAQIFIIKGPADTVVTKNAGNLPKKNICVIDNQPLPKLAAILQQCDLFIGNDSGITHLAAAMGISTLSIFGPTDPAVWGPRGKSVNICYRPTSCSPCSDEVRKTCFPKICLESITTENIQKEILCSLPLL; from the coding sequence GTGTTTCGTATTTCATCGTTTAATATTTTGTCAAAAATTGCAAAGAAATTGCCGCCAGAAAAACACATACTCATCCTACGCCCTTGCGCTATCGGCGATCTTATTATTACCTTACCCGCCCTGCATGCTTTGCGAGAATACTTTCCAAACGCATACATTGAAATTATGGGCTATCCCTCATATCTGGAAATCGTTCATGGCCGTTTCTATGCCAATGCCTTGAGCAGATTTGATCAGTCAGATGTTTCATCATTATTCAGAAAAAACGCGTTACTCCCTGATACGTTAACAAAAAGATTTTCTAAATTTGATTTAATCATTGCGTTTGTTTCTGACAAGGATACCATTTTCTCCGAAAATCTTAAAAAATCCGGGGCACGAAAGGTTCTTTGCTATAATCCTTTCCCCAATAATTCAGAACCAGTTCATATCAGTAATCATTTTCTGAATTTCCTGAAATTACTGGAAATACCATATTCAAACACTTCGCCAATTATCTACCTGAATGAGGAAGACCTGAAAGCCGGAAAGGATTTTTTTCGAGATAACGCCCCCAATGCCGGACAAAAAACAATAGCAATCCATCCCGGAAGCGGCAGTATCCATAAATCATGGCCCTTCATAAACTACTCTTCAATAATTCATTGGTTAATAGAGCGTCTTAACGCACAAATTTTTATTATAAAGGGGCCGGCAGATACCGTGGTCACCAAAAATGCCGGTAATTTACCCAAAAAAAATATCTGCGTAATCGATAATCAACCACTGCCAAAACTCGCCGCAATATTACAACAGTGCGACCTCTTTATTGGCAATGATTCCGGCATTACCCACCTGGCCGCAGCAATGGGAATTTCTACGCTGTCAATATTTGGCCCTACCGATCCTGCCGTATGGGGTCCTCGCGGAAAATCAGTTAACATATGTTACCGCCCAACATCATGCAGCCCTTGTTCTGATGAAGTAAGAAAAACCTGTTTTCCGAAAATCTGTCTGGAATCTATTACTACCGAAAATATACAAAAAGAAATCCTGTGCTCTCTCCCGTTGTTGTAA